One Gossypium arboreum isolate Shixiya-1 chromosome 13, ASM2569848v2, whole genome shotgun sequence genomic window, aatttttagttttatgGGCATTCTGAGAATGATATTTCGGAGGCTATTCCATCCAATAGCATTCCTATGAAACAAATACTAGATTTTCATGCACTCACTTCAATTTTACTTATTCAGACATTAAAATTACTCCATACCACATGATACCATGCTCATCAATCATCTGCACTTTTAAATCATTAACTTCACTAATATAGAAAACACAAATTTTCATATAGTATAGAAAGAAAAATCACACATGTGCTCTACTACTTGTTCACACCAACATCATACACAAAAGTCACTTTTATCTAAAACCCAGTGGTACAATACCTATTGCAAGACTTTAAACATATATGAATGCCAAATACCTTACAACTCTATCATCTTAAACATGGATGTTGCTTGAGTTGTTCTAAGTGCCAACTACCTTAAAACCGTTTGGCTTATTGGCCATTGCAAATCCAAGAATAGGATGGACGCTTTACATAAATGTAAAAAATTAGAAGTAAATGAAGGGCAGTGTCAACTACCTGAAAATTGATGCTTACTGCTAGGTAGTCTCATTGCACCATTCCAAGGATGAACGTTGTTTTTGTAAAATAGACTCTTGCTGAAACTGTTATTGTCACATTACAGTTCAAGCAGCTGAGCAGCCTGCAGGGTATCAGTGTGCAGAAGTATCATTTGGCCTTTCATACAAAAGTTTTTGATCCTGAGACAGTATGCAAAAGTTTCACACCATAGATAGCTCAAATGAGCAGAATTATATGTAGCATGAATCTCTATCATAATCTCCAGCAATTTCTTCCCAGTATGAATGAACATTATGGATATAGTATAGTATTATGATGCTTACCAGATCAAGGCACCAAATATGGATGATCATGCACACCAGAAAAGAACTTCATTGCATACTTTGCTTGGCATCACTTATATGAAACATAAGCTGCATGTAAAAGTTTTATTAGGTAAAAATTAGTGCTAGCCAGACAGGCATCAAGAAAATAATTAATCCTTCGTTTGGCAGGGAGGATGGAGAAGATtgaggacgaaaatttttaaaCTAATAGCAGGGGCGGATAGGGGGGAGGAGGAAATTTTCAATTCTAGCCTCCCCCCTATAAATGAccgaattataaattaatataggggaaaattacactttggccccccaagaaatgaaaaaagaaaattcTATTTACTccttttaaaaatgataaatcatacattaatacatgataaaaatttataattcaaatttgaaccccccaaaaaaaaaaaaaaaaattctagattCGCCTGACTAATAGTTAAGATAAAACTTGTTCTATTTTGTACTTTGACCTTTGGATtatcttttttttccctttcctttCTCCTCTGTCCTTCCTACCAGATGCAGTGTAAAGTAAAGGCGTCTTATGCCGTTTACCTTAGTTCCCACATAAAATGTCAGCAGCATAAAGCCAAAGACATTAAGTCCTGAAAAAAAGGGTAAAGCATTAATCAGCCAGCTACACGGTACATGAGATGCATAAAACAGGGTGAAAggtattcccttaccttctttgctTAGGAACTGAGAAATCAACCAACTAAAGCCTGACGGACCAATAACATAGCCAACAAGGTTAGCAACCTGCATCAAGAAAAGCTTGGTAAATTGCAGATGCAAAGACTATTTCCCTTGGGCAGCAGATACTTGTGTTCTAAACTGCAGTTGCAAAAAGACATCTATTTCATTTAAAGTTTTGCTTGCATTCCGTACAATAAGGTTCCATCTGGTTGGCGCTTTTATCATTTACATTGTGTTTGGAAGCAAGTAAGAAGAAATTGCTTTTGGCTGCAAAagcaaaatatattttttaaaaggaTCATATATgggatatttaatattatttagatGAGAAAATGCACAATTTCATGTTATATAGACTAAGTATGTCATTATTATGCTACAGTTCAATTATTTTTCCATTTAAAATCAAACTATGATAGAATTCTTTATCTTTAGCATCCGCTTTAAAGGAATTTTAAAAAAGCTTAAAGTAAAGAAAATGACTAGATAGGAAAAACATAAACCATATGGAACCTTAATAACAGGCATAAAAAACATTCAATAATCCAACAAACTCATGGTCATCAATTTGAcaggtaaaattttcaaaataggcTCGTCGTTGCTAGTAAACATCCCTTAATAGAACAAAGCTCCCACGAAAATTCATTGACTCAGCTCTTTAGCAAAAGATGCATTGAAGAGAAGGCTGGCAACTAAAATAAATTCTAGGCTTAAGGTCACAATTTAGCCTCTAAACTATACCTTTTTCCCACTTTTGTATTTAAACTCTTTTTTGTCCCATTTTATATTACCTGAACTATCATTTTCGTCCCATTTTACCCCAAAAATTACTAGTGACCAATAAGAGTATGCCATGTGTCACATTCTTATCGGCAACTTTTTTATTTTGGGGTAAACTAAAACAAAAAATGATAGTTTAGGTATCAAAGTGGGACAAAAAAATGTTTTAAGTACCATGTGGGAAAATAGGTATTGTTCAGGGGCTAAATAATGACTTGAGCCTAAATTCTATAACTGAAAAAAACTCCTTGACCATAAAACAGTAGAACACAACACAATATCAGATGTAGATAAAATGCTTGCATGAAAAAATCTGGAGTCTATAAGAAGTTGCAATATTAGGTTTTTCATGCACACACTAAGACTGACCATGAGACATGTGATTGTGATGGTACCACCAGCTGCTCTAAGTTCACGAAAAATAAATCCGTCCAAAGCGCCCTTGGcctgagaaaaagaaaaaaaaaaaatggcaaattgaactaagaaaatCATGAAGCTTgttaaagaagaagaaaattttcatttccttattttataACAGCACTCCTCAAATATAGGGGTGTTATTTCAATACCTAATTTGATCTAGGATCTAGATAAAGCAATTGAgccatattttaaataatttcaagtcCTCGTTACGGAAGCCACTATAACTGAAAACTCACAAGACCAGTCGTTTATGCTTTATACAACCTCTTTTTTACTTGCATGCATGATGAGAGGCCAGCAGTTCACAACAAAAGATTATTTCCCAGACAGATGTCAGCCGGATCAAGGTGCCTTAAGGCTAACTAACAAGGTTCAAAAAGTCataaaaaatatgtaaaattaataATTGCTAGAGAACATTGACTTAACCTGGAATGCATTTGTTGCTGACTTCACCAACAATTCAGgaacaaagaataaacatgtgAGCCATGCCCATGAAAGAAGTTTCCTATGACCGAAGGCAATAAGCATTTACATAAGGAATAGGCTACTCGTTAAGAACAAAGCAAAGAACAACCCAGTAACTTTTCATACCATTCTAAATCATGCCATACAGCAACAAATGTGAAtataacccatatgttgattAGCTTTCTTTGAGATCCGCCAAGAGGAATATACATGTACCTAAAAAATTATACCATATTGTAAGTCAGCATGTAAAACATAAAAATGCAGAAAAGTGAGCAGTAGAAAAAGTGTCGACAAATGAAAACCTCACAATCCACTTGTTGAAGGATGCATGCCAACTTTTCCAAAAACTTTCCAAGTCATGACAATTATTGATACACTTTGGCATGTTTTCAGGGGCCTCAATTCCAGCTATCTACAATTATAACAGTGTAAATGAATTTGTTCATATGGGTCAAAATACCATGCTATAATCTTGGCACAAATTATTACTAAAGGAGTGATATGAACCAAGgattaaaccatctaagaaggaACTCAACAAGGCAGCATATAAAGGGAGAAAAAAGTACCAATCAGACCATCATCCTTAGACAGAACATACCAGGGAACAAAACCGAAAAAAGCGCCAGATAAGGAAAAACTTTAACCACATGAAATTTATGACCTGTAACAGTATAATGAATAGCATTAgacttaattttaataatttatgcaTTTAAAATTCGAAAACTTGTGGCATATAGAAAATTTAACCTCCAAGTTATTTTAGAGCTCATATCATAGACAGACTTTTCATTGATGATGTAAGTTTCTTATTTTCCCCTTATGGGTAGAAGCATACGACTTCCGTTCTTAACAATTGAGGAATGGTGTTAGCTAGCTCCACTAATATCTTTGTTTTAACTATACATCACTTCTCAATATTggttaaaaaaagaaaatatttccTTAAACATTGGGTGCTTGAGAATCAATGAACAGTCAAGATATTAACCACCCTCAATGAGCCCTTTCCATCAGGACTGGTTCAAGAATGGTACCAATTATACAAGAACAAAAAGATAATttggattttctttattttcttctttgaaaaGCAAACAGATGTTCTCGATGGAAAATACTTCCCAGATCAATTTCTTTTTCACTCGTATTTACAGAGATACCATCCAATTTTTAGACAGTCACTTCTCTTCTGTCCTAGGGAAAAATGGAAACTGTATCTCTTTTCACATATTACACTAGATCTAAGGCTCTGCCATTTccttaaaatgtaaatatgtaacCCATCATATTTTAAGGAATTCCAAAACAGATTCAAATAACTAGACATTAACTCCTTACCCCATATCCAACGATGAATATGTCCATAGGAGATAACATTTTCCATGAAGCACTGGTCATTgcaaaaagaaaaatttagaatACAGTAGGCTCTAGAAGTTTCTGTACACTAAAATGTAAGTAACTCACCTAGTAGCAAAGGCATTAAAGTAAAACAGATGAGTCATTAGTTCCATAAGACACAGACCAAATACCCAGCGTAACCCATACCAAATCACCTCTTTGATCGAGTAATGATTTTGTGGCACATCTAGCTGCAAAATATCGTAACAAGAAAACCTAATGAAACTACACCACATAGAACAGATCAGTATGTTTTACTAGAAATGTACAGTCTTAGAATACACATACATAAGCAACATAATATGAGACAGAGAGACAGAGAGGTACAGTAAATGTTTGGGAAAGATAGATTTGAGAGATGGGATTTGGTTCATTAAAATGTTGCGAGGATGGTTAAGAAGATCACTATGAATTCCCTTCTTTAGTTTTGGTATGTCAATTTCCAATTCCACCTAAGTAGAGATCTAACGAATCCATGAATTTGAAAATAATCGTGAAGGTCGTGTTTTTCTGAATTGTATAACACAATTACAATATGTATGAAATAGAAATCCTCTCTTTCAAATCCAAGTTCCCAAATACGACTGAGAATTTAAAGTAGTGCATTTTGGTTGATCAGACAGTTCATATGgaaaaaatttcaagtttctATTTCTAACTTGAGGGATGAAGGTGCATGAGTTCAATAGCTCATGCACAAGTGCAGGAATAGCTAAATGGTTTCTACTTTCACATTCAACCTTCAAGAATTCATCCAATTAAATCCTTTATTTAGTAATAGCCTAGAGTAGATAACTATATTTTTTCTCCAGTTTGTTTATTGAATAACTTGCATTTCCATCAAAAAAATGGTAAAACAGCAGGCTGTGGTTTCACTTCAACTATAGAAGGTATCTAATTTCTAACAACACTCTCATCATTCATGAGCAAGGGTGATTCTGTGTATGGAGAGAAGGAGAAGAAAAAGCAATAGTAGTCATCATGAAGTGACAAACCTGGGAGGCAAATGAATTAAAACTTATGATTGGCCCTGCAATGTAAAGCGGTGCATACACCAGATAACTGAGGTATGTTGTAAAGGTATAATCATTCATATGGGCATTTCTCTCCTGCACGGGACATGTATTTTATGAGAAAATGAAGTAATACTTTCAGGCAATAGTAACAAGAGTAGGGCTCCTATCTAGTTAGCAAGTAACCTGTAGAATTTGATAACAGTTTTTTCCTGATTTACAAACATGGCATCTTTGGATATGCTTCTGCAATTACAGAAACAGAATTATCTGAAAACCTTATATTCAAGTCAGACAAGATATACATATTTTCTGTGTAAATATAAACTCTCAAGCAAACATGCAATAAGTAAACCTAGAAATCAGAAAAGTTTCTAAGGGAAAAGGAAACATAGAGAGTTCTTTCAATGGATAGATCCACAATGCAGGATATCTTAAAATTCTTGGCAAAGTTGTTCTTCACAAAAGTACTATGTGAAGGTCGGGAACACTGTTTACACTCTTGAAGCCAGAGTTTGAAGATTAATGGCAAATGAAAGAGACAAGTGTGATGCTAAACTTAATTGGAAAGACTGCACCCAGTTTAATGGATGCACAAGAAATGCAGAAAGGAAGCAAAGAAAAACTAATGTCCTTGTACAAGACTAACAAATTCTGAAGGTGAAACTACAATTCCTAGACAACTTACAATGTGATTCTCCACTGTCTAGCAACTTTGTCCATTAGCCTAACAGATATGATAACACACCTCATAGTCAAATTGATATTAATTAGAAGAAAGCAAGGAATCATGCATAACATGGACACAAGAGGACAATTCCAATGATAATCTGAACTAGAAAAAAGGAAGCGTCAGCAAAAGAAGGGGAAGGGGGGTAAGAGGGAGAAAAATAAATAGCAGAAACTACCTCTTGATCAAAACGAGATTCTTGATGAGCCCAATGGTAATCGTAGCCAAAGCTTATCATGCGCAAAACAACTtccaaataaaaagaaaaataaataaataaatataaaacctTCCATAAGATGCGTGTGAGCTGTTAAATACTAGCCAAAGAGTTAGAAAGTTAACGAACGAATATCATTCTTTCATTAAAGAAGGAAGAACTTAGAGAACCCCAAATTCAGAATTCTCAGTATTAGAATCAGGATATAGACAATAAGTATATTGCCTTTttttatacacatatattctcaagtTGGCCTTTGTTTGTAAATCTACAAGCTGCAGTAAGGGAGATACATTTTAAGTAAATGTCCTCCTTGTTCAACTTTTAAATATCAAAGCTACTTTATGAGAATTTAAATAGTAGTGAATGCTCGACAGAAATAAAAAAGTAATTCATGACATTATACAACGAATTTATGATCACCTAAACAACCTGTTCAGTTCAACCAAAGATTAATAAACAGCATGCCAAGATGGACCATTCCAGGCACAAGCGCTTGCTAACTTCTGGTCTATACACCATTCACTACAAAACTATTTCTCTTCTGCTATTGGATACCAATGTTGGTTTCTATACCAATGTTCTATCATTTCATTTGCACACTAGCTTAGAAGGTTTTCATTTGCTACTGAATTGTAACATAAATAAGACCAGAAATGCAAGGACATACCTAAGTTAAAGCAAATGTGCCATCTAAATGTGCCTCGAAAATTGTCCAAATACTCCCAGTATTCCCTGCTTgcaaccaaaatttataaaaaggCAATTACAGTAAGCAAGATTAGCAtaccatatacatatatgttatATATCATTCCCTACTAAGTAAACATCTTGCAGCTTAGACTACTCACCCAAATATAGAGAATGAGTATCCTTGATAAATACGGTTGCAAAAAAGAAAACCTAGGTTgaaaatccaaagtagaaatgtGAAGTACTTTGCACGTGCAAATATCTGCAGAAACAGAAATCTAGTAAtggtattaaaaaaaaaagctagAATATAGCAAACAATTCATAAGAAATGAAAGAGAAGAAAGAATTAAACCTTTACTAGGAGAAAGTTTGATGAAgcaattaaaaagataaaaaggaTGCTGTGAAAACAATGTGGACAAGGTGAACATAAGCCAGCAAAGCAAGAAAAGAAGAAGACAAGTGGTTTAAGTAGCAAACTTGAAAAGCTAAAACTAACCAAGCTCCGTGAAGATAGGAAAGGTAAATGAGAGAAAGGAAAAACCAAAGAAAGGACATCCCTCTGGCTCTCAAACAGAATAATTTCCTGAAGATATTAGCAAGCAAGGTAAAGATTCCAAAAACAAGGCTAAGAATGGGTAAGTTTGTTCGGAAATTTCTCCATTGGTCATCAGAAGCATCCTACATTTAATAGAAATACAGGAGAAATTAGGAACTGAGTATTTATTAAAACAAGTAGTGAAAAATTTATAAAAGATACCGTACATTGAGGCGAGCAGGAGAGAAAAGCCATCCGACACGCAAGCCACGGAGTTTGGAGAAATGATCTGCAGCAAATAAGCAATTGAATTTACAAAATATAGCACTCCAAGTGTATGAGAAAAGACCCAAAAGaaaattgagaaagaaagaagaaagaaaagaagtacCCCGAGAAAGGCGAAGAGAGCGGTGGATGCAAAAGATGTAGAAGCCAATTACATAAAGTATTAGAAGAAGCAGCTCAACTTTGTTTTGCTTCTGCTTGAATTTACTCTTACTATTATTTTTGCTCATATTCATATTCCTAGTCACCCAAGAATAAGATTTTTCTCTTCTCCAATGAACCAAAAGATAAAGAAAGTAAAACCCTTGTTTGGTTCACCTGTaataatttgagaaaaagaacgTTAGATTCAAAAAGCTTTGGGGAAAAAAAGCCCTAAATTTATTGATTGGCCAACCCAAATCCCTCGGGAGAAAATACCCGATCATGGCATCCATTCAAATCGATCTAACAAAAAAACCCCAATTTGAAAACCTAAACACTGTCAAATCCCTTTGCAACCAAAGCATTTGATTGCCTAAAGTTTCAAAGCTCAATTTAGAATGAAATGGAGATAAGAAGGATTTATTTGTAAGAGGGAATCAGGAAATAGGATGGATATTGTTTAAATGGAAAAGGTTCAAAAACACAATAATTGAACTCGTATGTATTTTAAAGCATCTGAAAATATAGATAACCAGAAACTTGCATAGGGTAAGCTTTTGTTAGAATACACATTCAATTTTTTAATGGCAAGAGAACTTAGTGTACCTTCAAACAACCACCTAAGCATCCAACCTCATAATGTTCAAAATTATGAGAAATTTATAGCTCCTTAATATCTTTGATCGAATGAGTAAACTCACGTGTATATCATAGCTACTTCTAGCTAACGTGTATGTTCCATTTGCACCTTTCACTTCTTGACTTACAATAACcatcaagaaaaaaaaagggttcaTCTAATCAATAGAAATCAACAATACATACCATACCATAGAAAAACCAAATTTTATCAGATAACAATTAGCCCAACCAAAGTTCCGATGATTCTCGAAAGAGAGAACAATGAAAATAATTAGTGGGGAAAGACCGTTACATTCCATTCCAAATTCTAGTAATGTTAACTAAAACAACATAATAAAGCTGGCTGAAATTCTCTATGACTATGACCAAATAAAGCTCTCAAATACAAATAAGTGCACCAATGAAACAATTAAAGTTACAAATTTATCATTACATAGGCTTaataaacataaaacatcaaaactgCCCCAATCCAATGAAAAGATATAAACACATGAATGCAATTAAATCTCTCATTTTAATGCTTCTATATCATAAAACTAAAGCAATCCCATTACTCTTTAACCAAATTTATATCTAAAAAAAGACTATCAGCATCATCGATCCAATAAGCATTAGCAAACCTTAACCCACAGTTTTTCTTGATGTGAAATCGAAATAAAAAGTTcaattaaaaaataagaaaaagaggcAAGATATTTAGGACAGACAAAAGCTCATGAAAATAAAGAATTATCCAAAAAACCCATCGATCTGAAGTCAATTTACCCACATTTCGACAACGACAAAAGAATTATcatccttaaaaaaaaaaagaaaagggaaaaagaaacaaaaatctaTCAATCATTTAAAACTTAGCATTGCAATTGTCCAAATCCCTCTGAATGAATTTCTTCACGTAACCCACATATACTATCAGCTTGAAGTAGCCAGAAAATTCCTTCCATAAAAGTATATAGGGAATCAACCCTAAACCCAATAATACCCACCAGTCAAACGTCAACACTACGAAACCCACAAATAAATTTACTGACCTATAAAACTTCCAATCTAAAACCCTAAATTAATTTTTCATGATAAGAGCCAAGTAACCCTAAAATAGAAATGCTAAGTGCATTCACATTcaaaaaattttcaacaaaaaatacaaaaaatgacATTAAAAAACAAAAGAGGGAACGATCCTTACCTTAAGAAACTTAATTAATCAATATCTTCGGTAGCAAAAAGCCGGTGGTTAATCGGAGTTGGGAGTGAGAGGATTTTTATATTTGGAAAGAATGAGGAAGAGGGTTGGGAACAAGTGAGTTAGGGTTAACGAGAGAAGGGGAAAAAAGAAATAGATCGAAGCTCGAAATACAAGCAGTAAGGGAAATAGAAGAGAATGGGAGAGCTTTGGATTGTGATCATGCCGCAGGGAGATGGATGTTTGGAAACAGAAACAACTTTGAAATTATTCTCCTTTCGGTTTTCTAACCGGATCAATGAATCATCCtatcaaatattattaaaattttattttaaaaatttaacaattatttaaaaaattataaaatccgATTCCTATATTGATTCACAAGTCAATTAATTCTCGATTCCATTAAAAATTAATCCCATAAATAATTTTGgagaaaatataaattaaaatttatcataagTCTTTATTCtcttcataaatttaaaatttaattaatatattcttatttttaaaaatatagtcCTACATTTTAGatattcaaaattcaaatccTGACTGTTATTACTATTGTGAAATATGAAAACAAAGTGAACCTGAAACCAAAACCTAACTTCCTACAAACCAgagaacaacaacaacaacaaaaaaacatcATCATGCTTTGGTTCACATATGTTGTCAGTTCTGAGCTACAAAAACTAGAGATGAAAAAGCATATAGAATTACATGATTAGATATCCAAAAACCCAAAAAGTCTTTGCTTGTCTACATGATACAGCTTTTTTGTAACCTCAATAAAAGTAGCCTCTGCATTTCAGCGATCCGCATAAGCACTTCTTCTTCCCGTGTTCCATGTTGTTACTTTCGGCTTCATCCGACTGTGGAATACCGTAATCGTATGTCAACTCGGTCATTGGAGGTATGTGTTTCTTAGCAAAGAAAGCAATATGGAGAAAAGCTTCATTGTTATGTTCAAACATGATCGGTTGCCAAAAAACATTCGGGGAGCAACTATGATTCATAAATCGAGCTATGTTTCCACTGTTCTTTGAACTTATGATTAGAGGAGACGGAATATCGAACTTTTCACTAGTGTCAGATCTTTCCTCTGCTGACTCGGTTTCATGATTCCATTTGAAGGATTCATACACTCGATTAGTATTGAAAACATAATCGTTGTTTTCACCGTCATCCCCGTCTGCTTTTTCCTTAATTTTTTCAATAACTTCACCTGCGTATTCACAAATAAACGTACCTGCACGAATAGGATCCCATGACCGTAGACCCCAACCCTTGTCTCGTGTCTTAAAAACTTCAAAGTGAACTTTAAAACCAGTTTGTAAAACCCGGTTTTTGCAGTTACGAAAACAAGGGCACGAGGAACCACATTCAAATATCATAGGCATTCGACAAGCTAGAATCCCAGTGGTAATGTAAGGGAAATCGCCTCCGTTTTTTTGAATGCAGGAACAGTTTGAATTTCCTGCTTGACATGCATCACGGCAATTGCATCCGTATGAAGGTTGTACTAATTTGAATGATTTTGGATATTTAACAGTCGAGACATATGTGAAATAAGCAGGTCCCTTTTCATCATCGACCTCATTTACAAGTGAAACAGGTATGCTTTCAGCACCTGAAGTGAGGTCTGGAAGAATAAGTCCATCTCTTGAAGATGGATCTTCTTTCCATTTCCGAATGGATTTCCATGTCGAAAATGCACCCGTTTGCCCGGGAAGCCTTACTAATTTATACTTGAACATGTTACAACCCGTTTTCCCTTTCTCCATCCACGACTCTTGGACCTTGTAAAGCCCATCGTATACATAAACCTTAGAAGTTTGATGAGTAGCATCCTTGAAACCCCGAATAACTCTTACTTCATTGGCTCGGTGCAAGCTCCTTTCCAAAGCAAGATTGCCCCTCACAAGCTTCTGATCGGATGCTTCTTTATCGGCACTAGCATTCCCACCTTGCCCGGTGTATACCAAAACATCGGGATCTTCAGCATCGTCTTCATACCCTCCGGACGAAACAATGCTTATAGCCACTCGCTCTCCCTCAATATCAGCCTTCATAGGCATGAAGTCAATTCCAGCCATGGATTGAGAATGCAACCCGATTAAAATCAACTCCATTCGGAAGAAGAAAATGTCACCGATTTCAACACCAGGAACAACTCCAATTCGCTTTTTTCCATTAGTCCGTACCCCTTTCGTGAACATAATGTTGCCAGCTTTTAAGTTAGCACGCTTGAAAATCTCAGAATGTGATTCCTTTGCATCTTCCATTTGGCTAAGCTTTCTCCTAAGTGCTTCGAACCTCATAAGCACATTTTCAA contains:
- the LOC108463804 gene encoding histone-lysine N-methyltransferase, H3 lysine-9 specific SUVH3-like, coding for MEGGVAGNTVPPNSFDKSKVLDVKPLRSLLPVFPEAPNGPPFLCAPPNGPFPTGFSPFFPFSGPQGTPLTPGLNQNLFNSTAMPIRSFRAEPPPASNGENVQSSNKRKSVGPSSVKKKVKRSNDSELALAALTNFKPGIIAAEKDDGNRELVENVLMRFEALRRKLSQMEDAKESHSEIFKRANLKAGNIMFTKGVRTNGKKRIGVVPGVEIGDIFFFRMELILIGLHSQSMAGIDFMPMKADIEGERVAISIVSSGGYEDDAEDPDVLVYTGQGGNASADKEASDQKLVRGNLALERSLHRANEVRVIRGFKDATHQTSKVYVYDGLYKVQESWMEKGKTGCNMFKYKLVRLPGQTGAFSTWKSIRKWKEDPSSRDGLILPDLTSGAESIPVSLVNEVDDEKGPAYFTYVSTVKYPKSFKLVQPSYGCNCRDACQAGNSNCSCIQKNGGDFPYITTGILACRMPMIFECGSSCPCFRNCKNRVLQTGFKVHFEVFKTRDKGWGLRSWDPIRAGTFICEYAGEVIEKIKEKADGDDGENNDYVFNTNRVYESFKWNHETESAEERSDTSEKFDIPSPLIISSKNSGNIARFMNHSCSPNVFWQPIMFEHNNEAFLHIAFFAKKHIPPMTELTYDYGIPQSDEAESNNMEHGKKKCLCGSLKCRGYFY
- the LOC108463805 gene encoding membrane-bound O-acyltransferase gup1 isoform X3 — its product is MNMSKNNSKSKFKQKQNKVELLLLILYVIGFYIFCIHRSLRLSRDHFSKLRGLRVGWLFSPARLNDASDDQWRNFRTNLPILSLVFGIFTLLANIFRKLFCLRARGMSFLWFFLSLIYLSYLHGACILFIFLIASSNFLLVKIFARAKYFTFLLWIFNLGFLFCNRIYQGYSFSIFGEYWEYLDNFRGTFRWHICFNLVVLRMISFGYDYHWAHQESRFDQEKHIQRCHVCKSGKNCYQILQERNAHMNDYTFTTYLSYLVYAPLYIAGPIISFNSFASQLDVPQNHYSIKEVIWYGLRWVFGLCLMELMTHLFYFNAFATSASWKMLSPMDIFIVGYGVINFMWLKFFLIWRFFRFCSLIAGIEAPENMPKCINNCHDLESFWKSWHASFNKWIVRYMYIPLGGSQRKLINIWVIFTFVAVWHDLEWKLLSWAWLTCLFFVPELLVKSATNAFQAKGALDGFIFRELRAAGGTITITCLMVANLVGYVIGPSGFSWLISQFLSKEGLNVFGFMLLTFYVGTKVNGIRRLYFTLHLVGRTEEKGKGKKR
- the LOC108463805 gene encoding membrane-bound O-acyltransferase gup1 isoform X1; this translates as MNMSKNNSKSKFKQKQNKVELLLLILYVIGFYIFCIHRSLRLSRGTSFLSSFFLNFLLGLFSYTWSAIFCKFNCLFAADHFSKLRGLRVGWLFSPARLNDASDDQWRNFRTNLPILSLVFGIFTLLANIFRKLFCLRARGMSFLWFFLSLIYLSYLHGACILFIFLIASSNFLLVKIFARAKYFTFLLWIFNLGFLFCNRIYQGYSFSIFGEYWEYLDNFRGTFRWHICFNLVVLRMISFGYDYHWAHQESRFDQEKHIQRCHVCKSGKNCYQILQERNAHMNDYTFTTYLSYLVYAPLYIAGPIISFNSFASQLDVPQNHYSIKEVIWYGLRWVFGLCLMELMTHLFYFNAFATSASWKMLSPMDIFIVGYGVINFMWLKFFLIWRFFRFCSLIAGIEAPENMPKCINNCHDLESFWKSWHASFNKWIVRYMYIPLGGSQRKLINIWVIFTFVAVWHDLEWKLLSWAWLTCLFFVPELLVKSATNAFQAKGALDGFIFRELRAAGGTITITCLMVANLVGYVIGPSGFSWLISQFLSKEGLNVFGFMLLTFYVGTKVNGIRRLYFTLHLVGRTEEKGKGKKR
- the LOC108463805 gene encoding membrane-bound O-acyltransferase GUP1 isoform X2, producing the protein MNMSKNNSKSKFKQKQNKVELLLLILYVIGFYIFCIHRSLRLSRGTSFLSSFFLNFLLGLFSYTWSAIFCKFNCLFAADHFSKLRGLRVGWLFSPARLNDASDDQWRNFRTNLPILSLVFGIFTLLANIFRKLFCLRARGMSFLWFFLSLIYLSYLHGACILFIFLIASSNFLLVKIFARAKYFTFLLWIFNLGFLFCNRIYQGYSFSIFGEYWEYLDNFRGTFRWHICFNLVVLRMISFGYDYHWAHQESRFDQEKHIQRCHVCKSGKNCYQILQERNAHMNDYTFTTYLSYLVYAPLYIAGPIISFNSFASQLDVPQNHYSIKEVIWYGLRWVFGLCLMELMTHLFYFNAFATSASWKMLSPMDIFIVGYGVINFMWLKFFLIWRFFRFCSLIAGIEAPENMPKCINNCHDLESFWKSWHASFNKWIVRYMYIPLGGSQRKLINIWVIFTFVAVWHDLEWKLLSWAWLTCLFFVPELLVKSATNAFQAKGALDGFIFRELRAAGGTITITCLMVANLVGYVIGPSGFSWLISQFLSKEGLNVFGFMLLTFYVGTKLMFHISDAKQSMQ
- the LOC108463805 gene encoding membrane-bound O-acyltransferase gup1 isoform X4; the protein is MNMSKNNSKSKFKQKQNKVELLLLILYVIGFYIFCIHRSLRLSRDHFSKLRGLRVGWLFSPARLNDASDDQWRNFRTNLPILSLVFGIFTLLANIFRKLFCLRARGMSFLWFFLSLIYLSYLHGACILFIFLIASSNFLLVKIFARAKYFTFLLWIFNLGFLFCNRIYQGYSFSIFGEYWEYLDNFRGTFRWHICFNLVVLRMISFGYDYHWAHQESRFDQEKHIQRCHVCKSGKNCYQILQERNAHMNDYTFTTYLSYLVYAPLYIAGPIISFNSFASQLDVPQNHYSIKEVIWYGLRWVFGLCLMELMTHLFYFNAFATSASWKMLSPMDIFIVGYGVINFMWLKFFLIWRFFRFCSLIAGIEAPENMPKCINNCHDLESFWKSWHASFNKWIVRYMYIPLGGSQRKLINIWVIFTFVAVWHDLEWKLLSWAWLTCLFFVPELLVKSATNAFQAKGALDGFIFRELRAAGGTITITCLMVANLVGYVIGPSGFSWLISQFLSKEGLNVFGFMLLTFYVGTKLMFHISDAKQSMQ